The nucleotide sequence TAGGCTGAGAGGAGCTCACACGGCCCCCCCGCCAGCCGTTGGCTCGCCTCAGCCCAGCTGCTGGCCAGGCCTGCCAGCCTCACGGGCATCCTCTGGCTCCCTTGTCCCTGACTGTCAGGAGGGCGGGGCCACGGGTGTGCGCAAACACGTTCTGGCTGCGGTGTGTGATGGGGGCGGCTGGCAGGTGCACCCCGCTGCCTGTCCTGGGACACAGGTGACACGCTCACGGGGGTCGTGAGGGAGCCCCCAAGGAGACCAAGGCCCTTGACTGGGTTGCCGCAGTGGGCAGGGCCTGCGCTGAGGACTGAGCGCCTGTCCCAGGGCGCTtggccccgcccccaggagaAGGGCCAAGCGTCACGGTCCCAGGATGGCCCTCAGCGCGGTGGTGATAGTCTGTCCCCCTGGCGTCCGCCCCGCCCGGCTCCTGCGCACAGGCTGGGCTGGCTGCAGCTGGAGGATCTTTGCCAGTGGCGCCCAGGGAAGGTCCCAACCCACTCCCCCAGAGTGAAGACTGCAGTTGGAAGGCTTCCCTTGCCAGCACCCCACTCCGGGGAGCTCAGACACCAAACGGGCAGGAAGCACCAGGGAAGTAACTTCCCCAGACAGGGGCCCTCCAGACATCCAGCACAGTGAGTGGAAACAGCTCCAGGTTGGGGCAGAGGGAAGACCCTGAAGCTTCCAGGAGGTGGAGAGTCTGCTGTGGCTCAGAACAGCAGCTTAGCTGGATGTAAGCCAGGACACGGTGGAGCAGGGTCCTCGGACCTCTGTGCCTGGTTCCTGCAAATTCCTGTGTCAAATCCCTCACCCCTGAGCCTCAGAGTGTGATTTGTTTAGAGACGTGCCTTCCAGAGGTGAAGTGGCGTGAGGCTCCAGGTGGGCCCTGTTCCACGCCAAGGAGATGCGGACACCCTGGGGAAAGGCAGCCACCTGCCAGCCATGACcggggcctccagggaagccacacTGCCGGCCCCTGGGCCTCGGGGTCCGCGCCTTGCTGTGAGGAGCTGTGTCTGTGTTCAGGGCCAGCCTGTGGTGGTGAGTTCTGGTGGCCCATCAGTGAGCCTCGAGAGGAGAGATGTTCTCAGTTGTTTGAGAGCTCCCTAAAAAAGGCCTCCTCTGTGGGCCTCCTGTGACATGCAACTGAAACGAGGGGATAGGGTAGAAACGAGAAAGCCTGCCCCCCGGGAAGCGGGGCCTCCCCACGGCTGTGTGCGGCCCTGGAGCGCGGCCCATGCAGACAGGACAGCCCCGAGCGCCCGGGAGACAGTTTCCTCAAGCCGTGAAGTCGGAGGGGCCCTCCTGCAGCTGATCTGTGCACACGAGAGAAGCCAGGCTCCGGTGTTGACCGCAGGACGGACGGAGGGCCTACATGAGAGGAACGCTGCTTGGCTCGGCCTCGGCGTGCCATTGCGTGGTTGCCACCACGAGAACCCTGCACGGGCCCCTGAGAAACACCAGCTGCCCTGGGTAGTGGTCAGTGCTGGCTGAGTGCCTGGGAGCCCGGGTCCTCTCCAGTGGCACTGTCTCCCCAACTAGCAGCAGAGCTCAGAGGCAGACGCTGTTGTCAGGGCTTCTGGAAAACAAGCAATCTTTCTGCTGGGAGAAGAGCTTGGTAGACTGAGGGCTGCCTAGTCACCATTCTGTAAAGCTTAAAGAGGTGCAGTCTGCCAAGGAGCTGAGCCTCTAGGGAAAGTCAGAGCTGTGTGCAGAGATGCTGAGCTGCTCACCGAGGCAGCTCTAGTGCTGCAGAGCTGGAAGTCGCAGCGCCCGGGCTGGAGTTAGTGCGAGAGGAGGGAGGGACCATGGCCTGAGACGGGGGCGTGTCTGTGGAGGCGCACAGCAGGGACTAGGAGTGTGTTTTGGGGGTGGTTTTTCTTCTGGGggtatattttgtattttctatgtTGAAAGTGGGATACCTTTGCAAAACAATGTATATTCAACCTGAGAAAAAAGGCTGTGGTAGAGTAGTTATTCTGgttttactttcagttcagtaggtgataatttacatttctatttcAAAGCCATTTCTTGTTAGGAATAAAGTGGGAGATGGTACTCGAGTCAACAGAATAAAGCATTTCTAGTAAACTTCCAAGGAGTTTCTGAAAATGGTGTTTTCTCTTCACAGGATGAAGCCGGAGGCAGATTCGTTGctttctctggagaaggacagtCGTTGCGTAAGAAGGGAAGAAAGCCATAAGCTAGGActgttgactgattggaaaataaaataattgcaacATGCTGGCTTTTAGTCCCTGGCTCTGAGGGGATGCTCCGTCGCTTTGGGTTTGCTTAGAGTCACCTGGAACAGGGAGCGGGACCGCGGCTGTGTCCTGCATTTGGGGGAGAGGAGGCCTCCGGGGCTCCTTGGGGGGCCTCTCCTCATGCCCACACCAACTGCTCAGCTGCAGCGGGGTGCCCTAAATCCTGCTGAAAATAGCGAAGGGGTTGGGTTGCTCTAAGTTgtgctcttttgtttttttcttccatttatcctTTTCCCAGGTCATACTTAAGTTGTTGCCTTTGGGCTGGGAAAAAAGTGGTTTAAATAAATAGTGATCATCCCATTACGCTGGCTGCAGTTTAGGTATTTGAGGAagggtgtttgtttttattttacatgttgattttttttttcctcctaaaaaaACCGTGCCTCAGAAAGAAAACCTGATTTAGAAGCATTTCTACTTTTACTTTGATGTAATTTGGAAACAACTGGTTCTTTAGTCTGTTCTGTAAAAACAGCTTCGTGGTGAAGCACAAATGTAATGTTAGAATAAATGAAAGCTGAATATATGTTCTTCTCCGTACCCCCCACTCCcagttttaaatgtattaaattttcCAAAGTTCTgctgaccatttttttttttactagtattAATTTAGTTTCAGGTCCCCACTTTATATAATAGCTCTTTTGACATGttaattcaattattttaatctcttgttccttgagaataattttcaattatgaatttcaaataaaaacaggcagtgaccaaaatctgAATTGCCTCTAAGCGTCTGATTAGGTACCAGCATGGGGCTGACATCTGGGCGGGAGGAGCCTGCTGGAAAGTGTCTGCACTGAGGAGACAACTCGGGGCTTCGCTGACCCTGGGCCCAGCAGGGGTCCCCTTGTCCCTGCTCCAGGTAAAGTGGCCCATCTCAGGAGACTGTCCCCCGCGGGAGGGTGGCCCCGGGGTTCACCCACGAGGCCTCGGAGAAGGAGCATTAGAGTGCATCGTGATGACCAGGGTTGGGCCCTGTGACCCAAGCCCACACCCAGGCAATGCAAGTGGTTTCGGAAGTCTTGAGCAGGCTGTGACCTGCCCGGCCCTCCGGGCGTCTCGGCTCGCGGGCAGACGTAGACGCCCCCTTTGGTGGGCAGCTTGGCCTGTGACGCCTTGGTGAAACTGCACTTCTCGGCCCTGACTCACCCAGCGGGTAACTGGCGGTGGCTAGGCTGGGGGAGTTGGAGAACCACTGCGGCGGGGATCGCAGGGCAGTCCTGAGGCGCCATCAGCCTCCTTGCCGTCGCTGTCACTGCCTCGTGCGCGTCCTTCATGGACGAGCCTTGTCCCCCCGCCTCGGCACAGCCTCGCCCCTAACGCCGCCTCCGGACGCCCACCGGCAGGGCCTGCCGTCTGCCCGGGCCGCACGGCCTCCGCGCCCCTGGCCAGCCTGCCTGGTGCCCGCGCCCCTCCGCCCCGCTTCCTGCCTGGACGCCCTCGGGAGCCACCCTGCCCTCGAGGGGACACGGGTGGGGCAGCCGCAGCCGCAGGCTTGACCGCGCGGCGACGATGCCCAAGTGTGCTGCTCGATCTCCGCGACCTGACCGACCCCTGAGGTGACGAGAAGAAAGCCGCGGGAAGGCCTGCCCCGCCCACACCGGCCTCGGCCCCGCCTACTCGGGCCCCGCCCCCATCTGTTATTGGCTGCCAACCCGGATATCCCGTTCACGGGCGCGTCTCAAGGGACCGCCCCAGGAGGCTGGTCCAGCGTTTCCGGAACATGGCGGAAGGTGAAGGCTGGCGGGTAAGCCCGTTGGGCGCTGGGGTCCCGGGGAGCCGAGTCCGCCGGTCGGAGTCCGCGGGCGGGCACCTGGTCCCCCGCTCACGCCCCCGTGCCCGCCCCTGCAGCCGCCGCGCCCGTGCGAGGCCTACCGCGCCGAGTGGGAGCTCTGCCGCAGCGCCGGGCACTTCCTGCGCCACTACTACGTCCACGGCGAGCGACCGGCGTGCGGGCAGTGGCGGCGCGACCTGGCCAGCTGCCGCGAGTGGGAGGAGCGCCGCAGCGCCGAAGCCCAGGTGAGGCCAGGCGACCCGACCGGGCCCGCCGAGCCCTGGAAGGCCGGGAACCAGAGGCGCTGGGCGCAGGGGGCGGGCCTGGAACAGGGGCTTCGGGTCCAGCCCTCCGCGTGTGCTTTGACTTGTATCCTTCAAAGGTCAGTCTGGCAGTCAGGCTGGGAGAGGACGTGGTGCAGGCGCGGGAGACCAGTCTGGAGGGGCTCTTGGTCCATCCGTTCAGCAGACACTTAGCGCTTGGACGCTTCTGGATGTACAGGAGCGGATAGAACACAACCGCTGCCCTCCTGGCTCCTACATCCTAGTCTGGAATACAGTGGTGCCCTGGAGCTGATGGAGGGGAAGGGTGGAGCGGAGCTGAGGGCGCAACGCTCGTGGGGTGTGCCAACAGGACTGGCGAGTGTAGATGCCCAGTCCCTGAGCAGTGGGAGAGAGTTGGTGGGTCTATATGGCACGAAATCAATATCCTTTATACATAGCTTGTAAAGATAGCTCTTATATATCAGTAAGAGAAATGGATTTCACAACAGAGAAGTGgacaaaagggaaagagaagggatTCACCCTGAAAGGACATCAAATGGGCTGATACacatttaaaatgacagtaagtGGTTTCTGCCCAGCAAAACATCCACTGGGGTTTAGAGAGTCTGAGCACCTGGGCAGTACTGGTGGAATGTGGGGTGTTTTGATTATCTAAATATCAAATGCATGCCTTTTGATCTCAGAGTTTTACTCCTGGAATTTTATCCTAGGGAGTTAATTGGGTGACAGTTCAAAGTTCAAAATGTCCTGAAAGTGACCTGATGTCCAGTAGTAGACATTTGACCAGATAACGAATATCTTCCCCATCGCAGAGTACTACACAGCCATTTAGTAACCTACCCACTTGTGGGAAGGTGCCCGCGGTATGTCACGTAATGAGGAAAGCAGGAGGTACATCTGTCAGGAGGCAGTTATTCCTTCTTTAGGGAAACAGGTGCAGCTCTGAGACGCGGGCCGCGAGTGGAAGCTGTGACCTTCACCTCGGGGCTGGAGGTCTGTGGGGCTTTCACATTTGCTTTGTGTTTCTGATCACTCTTAACACTAACAGGTGGAGGAGATAAAATTCTACATGTAGAGTGGCCAGCACAGCTCCTGGAAAACCCCAGGCCCCATCGGGGTTGTGACCTGCTGCGCCGAGTTTACTGGCAGAGGTGGCTTCTGCTGTTGGTCAGTCTGTGGTCTCTTCCCTGCCTCTGGCCAGTCTTTCAGGCTCACCTCTCCTCATGGCTAAGCCCCCAGCCTGTCTCAGCTGGTGAAGCTGATTAGGTCAACCGAAAGCCTCAGACCCTGGGGCCCAGGAGAAGTGTGCACCTATACTATAGATGTTCACGGTAGCTTGAAGAGGAGTGATCTCGGTGTGTGCTGGGCTGCACATGTGGGCAGGTATGCGTGGGGCTGCCCGTGACCAGGTCTCCTTTGCAGCGGTCCCTGTGTGAGAGCGAGCAGGCCAGAGTTCGGGCTGCACGGAAGCACGGCCTGGTGTGGGTGCCCAGGCAGAGCCCCCCAGAAGACTGGCACCTCCCTCTGCCCAAGGACAAGTGACCGACCCAAACAGTCCAGAGGGCCCCTGGGAGCTTCTGCCTAGCGTGGGACATGGAGCCCTCGCCTCCAGCCTCGCCTGCCCTGCCATCACCACCAGGCTTGGAGCCGGTCCACCCAGCACGTGGCATCCCTGCGGGCAGCCAGGCAGACCTGGGGACAGCGGCCCAGGAGAGGCTGTCCCGAGGGTTGGGCTCCTCAGACGAACCCTCCAGGGGCAGCTCTGACCCGTGGGGACACTCGGGGGGGAATGAGGCAGCCCCACCTGACCCTGCTTTGGTGACCACCACGCACCTTGGCCACGGTGCCCTCCTGCCACGGCCACTCACCGCTCCTTCCCTTGGAATTTCCCCCAGTTGTTTTTAGAAAACGTGGATTATATTAAAAGACATTTCACAGGTTTAATTCCAAATAGAAACTGTAAGTTGCATCCAGGGTTTATTGAAAGAGTTAGATGCAGGCAGCTAGAATTTTGTATGCTTACATTCTTGTAAATGCCTTAAAAATACATGTGTTTGAACCAAGGGGAACCCTCGTTCTttggaggtctctttcttctgctgAAATGATGTAGTCTATGGGGCCATGAGGCCGGCCTGCCACCTGGTGCTATGGACCAGGCCTGCAGCGTCTCGACTGCCCCCCGGGCCCTAGCCGGGGCACAGGTGTGGCTCTGCATCATGGAACCCATTCTTGGGGATAGAATAACCCACCCCTTCAGAAGGACGTTCATTATAGGGTCCCCACCGTGTGCCCCAGGGGTCCTCTGTGACTGTGTACCTGTGAGCAGTGGGGGTGCGTGCACAGGACCCCCGGAGCAGAGGTGAGTATAAGGAAGGCGCAGGGTGCTCCCTCTGGCAACCAGGGCCTGTCAGCCGTGGCTGCAGCTCTGTCCATGGGCGTTTCTGTgcgaggagagggtgggatggctGGGCCCTCCCGGGTCTGAAACCCTGGTGGGGGGCTGTGTGCTGGGAACGGCAGCCACCCCCTGGTTCCCGGGATTCCTGCGGCAGGGCGCTGGCGCCGTCAGGAGCCCCACATCTGCTCGGATGCTGGTTGTACCTCCAGTGCAGGGGAACGTGCTTGTGTCCACGCCCTGGGACCGCAAGCCTGAAACGGACACGTGGCCTCCGTCCTGTTGAGTTCAGGGGACGGACATGAACGTTCAGGCGTCAGCTGTGAATAGACTGAAACAGGCATCTTCTTCCCAACCCTCGGGACAGAGCTCACAGTGACGAGCCATTTGAGGGTGACTTGGTGCAGCACCCACCATAGCCCACGAGGACGTGATCTCAGGGGCGCCAGTGGCTCCAGGGCCAGGGTTGGAGCGCCATCCTGGGGAGCCTGTGATACGAGGACTTGCGGCGGGGCAGCGGGCAGGGAACCGGGACCCACTTGGGCAGCACTGTTGGCCTCTGGTGCAGGTGAGACTGGCTGTGCATGAGACATGACCCTACGGAGCTGTGCTCAGCACCTCCCTACCGACCTCCAAAGAGGCTGAAACAGAACAGCTCGGCCATGACCTACTGACTTGATTGGCCAACCTCTGCGAGGAAAGCTACAGGGTTGAAAAGCACCTGTGAGGGGTGCGGCGGTGGGGAAGGCTCTTAGTGTGGCCCTGTctgaggaggaggctggagggttGCAAGGCCAAGGAGCCACAGGCTGATGAGGCCGGGGTGGGTAGCCAGGGTCTTCTAGGCCAGTGCACAAGCTCAATGCTCACTCAGGTGAAATGTTCCCCGGTATGCCTGCCCTGAGGTGGGCCTCTGCCTACATGGCCCCTCGCTGCTGGGCTGCATCATGCCCCCCACCCAGTTCCTTTGGGGGAGGCCTACCCCCTGCTGCTCTGTGCGTGctgagccacttcagtcgtgaccgactctttgtgaccccgaggactgcagcccaccaggctcctctgtctatgggactctccgggtaagagtgctggagtgggctgccatgctctcctccaggggctcttcctgacccaggggtcaaacctgcatctcctgtggctcctgcactgcaggccagttctttcctgctgagcaaCCAGGGGAAGCCCCAATCCCTGCTACTGAGCATGACTGTATCTGGTCTTTAAAGGGGTGATTAAGGGGAAATAGGATCGCTTGAGTGAGTCACTCacttgtacctgactctttgcgaccccatagaccgtacagccaatggaattctccaggccagaatactggagtgggtagctgttcccttctccaaaggatcttcccaacccagggaccaaacccaggtctcctgcattgcaggtggattctttaccacctgggccaGAGGGGAAGCCCAAGGTCGCGTGGGCAGGCCCTAATGCAATGACCGGCATCCTTATGAGAAATCAGGGCACGGAATGACCACGCAGGAACACAAGACGATGGCCATCTGCATGCCAAGGAGAGCAGCCTTGGAGGgcaccagccctgcccacacccgGACCTGGGACGTCCAGCCCCGGAACTGAGAGAAATAAATGTCCGCCGTTTCAGCCCCTTGGTCTGTGTTGTCTGTGCCGGTGCCAACCTTACTCACAACCCCCCTGCCCCACACTGAGTGGCCTCAGCCAGGTTAGGTGTCAGCCATCCTGGAGGACACACCACCTCACCAGTGGGTCCCTGTCCTTGACACTCTGCTTGGCATCCCAGCTTAAAACCAGAGCTGGCCCTGCCTCCCCTTGGGGTGCATGTCCTTCACCTCCACTCCTGTGGTCCCTGCCTCTTGCCAGTGGCTTCTGCCCCTTCCTGGTCACTGGAGGGCAGCAGTCAGCGTGGGGGCCTTCCTCTCCCCAAGCCAGGCAAGCAAGGGCAGCCCCCTCACTCCTGGCGGGTTAACTAACAAAACAGAGACACGGGGTTCGACACGTTTATTCACAGCAGGCCTGACCGGTCAGCAGCAGaccagagcctggtggggtgggCTGTGCCGGGCGGTGTGTCCTGAGGGCGGCCACCAGCAGCCCTACCTCTTGAGCTCCACCTGTGTGTACACCTTGGTGACGTCCTGGTACCTGCCTTCCGGGGGCTGGTAGTTGGCGATGGGCGGCGTGTAGTCTGGCCCATGCCTCTCGAAAGGAAACAGGCTGGGGTCCCGCTTGGTGGCCTCGGCGTGGAGCTCCGGGGCCGTGAGCTCCAGCTCCTGCAGAGCTTCCCGCTGGGCCTCGAGCAGGGACGcgatggcagccctctccagctCATGCTCACGCTGCTTGAACAGCGACCACTTCTTCAGGAGCAGGGCTCTCCGCTCGCTCTCCTCAAAGGGGAGCTCCACTGGCGGCCGCTGCCTGGGAACACGCAGAGCCAAGGGCGTAACCTGGAGGCACAGGCCTCGCCAACCGACTGCACGGGACCCAAGTGTCCCCGCTGGAGATGCGTGTGGAACACAGGGACAAACCAAGGGGCGGGACGGTGGATGTGGCAACAAGGGAACCCACGCCAGTAGCTTTATGTGGAGACAGGAAACAGCGATGCCCCAGCAGGCCGTGGTGAAAGCCGACTTTGGAGAAAAGTCAAATGGCGGCGTGAAAACAGACACCAATATCCCAGGGAGTTGAGAGCCTGTTATCAGCCCTGCAGACCCCACACGGCGAGGTCCCTCTGACACAGCGTGGCACTGCTGCATAAACGGGCTCTGACGAGGCAGCGATCCCGGCCACCCCACTCCACAAACACAGGCTTCGGGCCTGTGCGTCCCGGAGCAGGAGGCTGAAGGTTTCCTGCCATCGGGAGGGACGGGGGCTGTGGGCCACATTCGAACCCGCTCGACCCCTGCCCAGAGTTTCACGCCCACACTCGGCCATTGAGGAGCAGCGCCCAGTGCTTCCTCCAGGAGGAGACTCGGCATGGGGCCAGGCCAGCCCGGGTCTATGACCCTGCCCATGATAGGTGTGAAGCTCCCGGGACACCACTTCCTGAAGGTAACAGAACTGTTTTGTCCCAAGACCTCAAACCCAGAGGCCCTCACCTCACTTGATTCAAGAACTTGACCGGGGTGATAAAATCCTCAATGGGAATCAGCTCCTGGGTCGCCTTCTCCAGTCGCCGGATCCTCTTTTTCAAGCGCTCCTTCGCCGCCTGGTCTTTCTTGGGGTCCACCTTCTTCTTCTTCCGCAGAGGCTCTGCTCTAAAGCACAAAGTGGACACTGAATGTCTTCCTCTGTGGTCTCGTAAGCGTGCAGAGACATGGCGCTAGGGGAAGTGCCCACGGACTGGAGCTGTGCTCTGCACTAGGGGAGAACCGTGTGCGCCGGCCTCCTGGGACAGCCTCCAGCAAAGGTCCTCAGAAGAACTGGGCGGGCATGTTCAACCCGGGAAGGGGTGGAAAAATTCCATGAGGTGTCAGGGCATAAATTAAGGAGAAATGCTCATTTCTAGTGCAAGGGTTCAGGCAGGCCTTGAGATAAACTGAAATATGAAAATACCAAACTGATTAATTACACACTCATCCctcatatttttaatgtaatttttaagttgaagtacaGTTGTTTAacactgttgtgttaatttctgctgtactgcaaagtgattcttTTATGCATACATACaccttttttcccattcttttccatCACATTATTTGAGAATACTGAAtctaatttcctgtgctatacagttagactttgctgtttatccattaaAAACTTGTTACTCACATTTTAAATAGATGTGTGGTTTATAAACATGAGTAACACTAAAACAGACAGTATGACAAAAATGACTAGGAAGTTCCTGTTTATACCGTTTGAAATGTTAACAAATTTCCTCATCCTCCAGCACCAAGTCTGGCTTACCCTGACACATCACTGTGCCAGTAAGTTACTGTTAAGAACAAGCGAATCCTCTGGCATCAAGACTTGAGTCTCATCACGCCCTTCCAAGATGTCCAGGGTCCCAGGTGGGAACAAGGACCCTCCGGCCGCCCCCCACCTCTCCAGGGAGTAAGAAACACAGACACTATCTGTGCTCTTTAAATCTTTTACATAAGAGTCCCTTCAAAACGAATTAACTTTTCTTCGAACCATTCTGCATTTAATTTTGACCTGGTTAGACAGAAACCGAACGTCACGCACCCTCGCTCTCCGGGCGCCCGGGCGCCCGGGCGCGACCCCCCCAGGCCAGGCCGGCGGCCGGGTTACCTCATGGGCACGAGGCCCCAGAAGGACAGCAGGGAGGCCCGCCGCCGCGCGTCCGTCGTCTGCGTCGGCCGCGCCCCCAGGAGCCTGGAAGAGACCGGACGCGC is from Muntiacus reevesi chromosome 13, mMunRee1.1, whole genome shotgun sequence and encodes:
- the C13H22orf39 gene encoding synaptic plasticity regulator PANTS isoform X2 codes for the protein MAEGEGWRPPRPCEAYRAEWELCRSAGHFLRHYYVHGERPACGQWRRDLASCREWEERRSAEAQVRPGDPTGPAEPWKAGNQRRWAQGAGLEQGLRVQPSACALTCILQRWRR
- the MRPL40 gene encoding large ribosomal subunit protein mL40 isoform X3, coding for MAAAAMGAAWRALRPASGLLGARPTQTTDARRRASLLSFWGLVPMRAEPLRKKKKVDPKKDQAAKERLKKRIRRLEKATQELIPIEDFITPVKFLNQVRQRPPVELPFEESERRALLLKKWSLFKQREHELERAAIASLLEAQREALQELELTAPELHAEATKRDPSLFPFERHGPDYTPPIANYQPPEGRYQDVTKVYTQVELKR
- the C13H22orf39 gene encoding synaptic plasticity regulator PANTS isoform X1, whose protein sequence is MAEGEGWRPPRPCEAYRAEWELCRSAGHFLRHYYVHGERPACGQWRRDLASCREWEERRSAEAQVRPGDPTGPAEPWKAGNQRRWAQGAGLEQGLRVQPSACALTCILQRSVWQSGWERTWCRRGRPVWRGSWSIRSADT
- the C13H22orf39 gene encoding synaptic plasticity regulator PANTS isoform X3, whose protein sequence is MAEGEGWRPPRPCEAYRAEWELCRSAGHFLRHYYVHGERPACGQWRRDLASCREWEERRSAEAQRSLCESEQARVRAARKHGLVWVPRQSPPEDWHLPLPKDK
- the C13H22orf39 gene encoding synaptic plasticity regulator PANTS isoform X4, producing the protein MAEGEGWRPPRPCEAYRAEWELCRSAGHFLRHYYVHGERPACGQWRRDLASCREWEERRSAEAQVDSLPPGPEGKPKVAWAGPNAMTGILMRNQGTE